ACTAGTTCCTTTCCTATCATCACTTTCAAGACGTTGACACCAAGATGACCTAGTCGTGCATGCCAACGTGATGAAACTCTCTGTGCTTGGAGTTGTAGACACTTTTGTTCTTCGACTTCCATTACTACCTTGTATAAGCGGTTCCTTGATCTTGAAGCTTTCACAACTAAGTTCCCGTCTTTGTCATGAACCGTAAGAGTGTTCTCTCTCATCCTTACATCGCAACCTGATTCTGTGTCTTGCCCAAGACTTATGATGTTACTCTTTAGCGCTGGTATGTAGTAGACATCGGcaaggttcttcttcttcccgtAAACAAATAGATCCTTTCCCTTTGATGTCTATTCTCGAGTCATCTCCGAATCTGACCTTCCCGGAGATTGTTTTATCAATGTTATTGAAATAGCTCAGATTACCAGTCATATGGTTGCTTGCCCCGTTGTCTAAGTACCATATTTTTTCTCCATCCTTACTGGATTCGAACTCTTTAGGCTTCACGTTTCGTTCATTCAGATAAACTATCTCATGCATCATGAGTCCTTCGGCTGCTTGCATGTCATCTCCGTCTTTGCCCTCGATAGTTTCTTGTAACTTGAGTAGTCTATCAGGACACATCGCAGCAAAGTGTCCTAGTTTGTCGCATCGGTAACACGTGACCCTTGAGGGGTCTCTACTTTCCCAATATGATGATCTTCCTTCCTCTATTATAGTACCGGCCTCCTCGACCACGTCCTCTATATCCTCCGTCTCGATGTTGTGGTTCAGAGTTGCTGTACATAAGCTTACTCTGATCATcttgtgtttcttcttcttcttccgcagCTATACGCTCCTCGTATGCTTTCAAGCGACCTACGACATCTTCGAAGTTTGCGGTATTCAAGTCTAGTAGTTGCTCGAGAGAGGCAACTATGTGAATGAACTTCTTGCGTGGTAGTCCTTGTAGAAACTTCTTAACAAGTTTCGCCTCGTTCATACTTTCTCCTAGCGCGGtagattttgatgaaatctTTGATAACTTGCCCACGAAGTCATCAATTTTATCGGTTTCTTTCATTTTTAGCCGATCGAACTCAGTTATGAGGGTTTGTAGCCTCGCCTCTCGAACTCTATCGGCTCCTACATGACGGGTCTTGATCGCATCCCACACCTTCTTTGC
This region of Brassica napus cultivar Da-Ae chromosome C5, Da-Ae, whole genome shotgun sequence genomic DNA includes:
- the LOC125587134 gene encoding uncharacterized protein LOC125587134 yields the protein MKMLLRGLKVWEVVERESTEGDKNDMATVLLFQSIPETMILQVGKLDTAKKVWDAIKTRHVGADRVREARLQTLITEFDRLKMKETDKIDDFVGKLSKISSKSTALGESMNEAKLVKKFLQGLPRKKFIHIVASLEQLLDLNTANFEDVVGRLKAYEERIAAEEEEETQDDQSKLMYSNSEPQHRDGGYRGRGRGGRYYNRGRKIIILGK